The Pontibacter korlensis sequence GTCGTACTCAAAAGTGGTACGGCCTGGCTCAAAAGCCTGCTTCACGATAATCTCTCCATGATAGTCAGTAAGCAACTGCCAACCGAAGGCCCGAAGTACATGGCCTACACCCACAAAATCCCAGCGCTCTTCTTCCTCAGCCTTGTTGATCATGTCGGTCAGGTTTTCACCCATAGTCCAGTACACAGAACGCCAAAGCTGACCTGCCGCGTCGCTGCCGGACACATACCCATGGCGATCCCAGGTATTATCTACGTCGCGCCAGTTCCAGTTCTGGATGTAGCGCCCCAGGTAACGGGCATCAAACTGAATACCCAATGCCAGCTCTGCCTGCATGGCTGGTAAGTATAAATGTGGCGCTACCACCTGGTCTGGCCCGTTAGGGTTCGTATTCACATCCAGGTAGCTATCACAGCTAGTGGTGGCTAGTGTGCCTGCTGCGAACAGGGAGGCACACACTATTTTTTTAAAGTAATTGTATCTTGTTCTCATTGTAATTCTTTGTTAGAAGCCAACTCTCACACCAAAGTTCAAACCAATAGGCATCGGGAAGTTGCCATAGTCGAAACCAACACCACCACTGCCGCCAACTGCCGCTGAGTTACCGTTTACCACTGGGTCAAGACCTGAGTAGTTTGTGATAATGAACAGGTCAGTTGCTGTCACGAACACACTACCAGACTTGATGAATTTAGAGCGGCTCAACAGGTTAGAGTCAAAGTTATAGTTCAAGGTCACGTCGCGAAGACGCATCCAGTTGATATCCTTCTCAATGAAGTTGATCTCTGGCAGACCATAAGAAGTAGACCAGAAGTTTGCATCACGAGACGGGTCGATCACCTTTGTGTTCTGAGTTGGGTTAGCTGAGTTTTCGTTACCGTCTTTCAGCACACCTTCAAACACAACTGGTGTTTCACGATCCAGCGTTCTCATGCTCAGGCCACGTGCAGTCAGGAAGTGCTCTGTACCATTGTAGATATCACCACCTTTTCTGAAGTCAAGCAGGAAGCTTAACGACAGGTTCTTGTAAGAAAAAGAGTTTGTTAAACCAACTGTAAAGTCCGGCTGTCTGTCGCCGACAACAACCCACTCAGTCAGGTCACGAAGCGGATACCCTGTTGATGGGTCGATCAGGAGCTGACCAGCATCGTTGCGCTGGTAGTCAAAGCCTGTAAGTGTAGTAAGCGGGCCGCCAATTACAGAACCGTTACGCACGTTACCATACAACCAGGTATCAGACATGTAGAACTCGTTCACGCCAGCTGGAAGAGACATCAGTTCGCTCCAAAGGTGCGTAAAGTTTGCCAACACATCCCAGGTAAAGTTGGTGCTAACTACCGGAGAAGCATTAAGCTGCAACTCGATACCTTCCGTTCTCATCTTACCAGCATTAAATGCCTGAAGAACGAAACCAGTAGCGTAGCTCAGACGCATATCCTGCACGATCTGATCCTCGGACAGCTTGTTGAAGTAAGTTGCATCAATGCCGAGACGGTTGCCGAAGAACTTCAACTCAGTACCGAACTCGTAAGAAGTAGTCATCTCTGGGCGCAGGTTCGGGCTTGGGCCAGTAAAGCCATAACCGAAGCCACCGCCAGTTGTACCCTTAGGCTCTAGGAAAGCACGGATGCTGTAAGGGTTGGCATCCTTACCAACTTGAGCCCAGGAAGCACGCAGTTTACCGTAGCTCAAGATGTTGTTGATGCCACGTAGCGGTTCAAGCTCTGTGAAGATAAAGCTACCACCCACTGATGGGTAGAAGAAAGATCTGTTCTCCAGCGGAAGCGTTGAGCTCCAGTCGTTACGGCCTGTAAGCGTCAGGAAGAAAATATTGTCGTAGTCTAAGGTCAGGTTACCGAAAGCACCGATACGACGGCGCTCAGAAAGGCGGTTACGGCCACGATGCGTGGTGTTATCCGTGTTCTCGATTGAGAACAGACCTGGAGCCAGGAAGCGCTCACCTGTTACAGCCTGGGTGTATGTCTCCTGAGAGTACACAGCGCTACCAATTTTCAGGTTAGCATTCAGTTTGTTGTTGAAGAATGAACGATCAGCCTCACCATAGTACTGCAGGTTGAAGTTTCTCGTGTTATCCAACGACTGGTCAAAAATACCGCCACGAGAGAAGCCATAAGCAGACTCAGGGTGACGCACCATCGTGATTTTACCAGAAGAGAAGTCGAAACCAGCGTTACCAACAAAACGCAGCCACTCAGTAGGCTCGATCATCAAACGAGCGTTTGTGATATATCGGTTGTTAATGTTGTTGATCGTGTTCTTGTTAACGTTGAAGAACGGGTTCTCGATCTCAGTATCGCCTGTTGAATAGTAACGACGCTCACCGTTCGGAGTTAAGTATATGCTGGCATCATCCGTACCAGGCCAGCTTAGCAAGCCTAGCAGCGGACCACCCGCACCTTTGAAAGCTGAGTTGTTATCAGTATAAGTATAGGCGAATGTCAGGTCAGCAGAGATGTACTTGTTCATTTCGGCTGTTACAGCAGAAGACAGGTTGAACTTTGTCAGGTCTGTGCCAGGCACAAAACCTTCCTGGCCAGTATAACCACCAGAAATACGGTAAGTAGCCTTTTCGCTACCGCCGCTCAATGACAGGTTGTGCTTCTGCGTAAAGCCATTCTGGAAGAAGTTGTCGATGTTGTCGTAGAACTGAGTTCCCTCCGGGTAGCGACCACCGAAATATGAAGTCTGCTCACCGCTGTCATCTGTCACACCATTCAGACCACGGTCATACACACGCTGTACTTCCGGGAACTTGTTGATGCGCTCAACTCTGAAGCTGTTGTTGT is a genomic window containing:
- a CDS encoding SusC/RagA family TonB-linked outer membrane protein, yielding MKNYLRCILWGLCMLLLHAEGFAQGKTVSGTVTSAEDRIELPGVSVTVKGKSRGSVTDASGHYTINNVEASDVLVFSFIGMKPAERTVGNATTINVALQNDNETLDEVVVTALGIKQEKKALGYAVTEVKGATIAQTQRENFVNGLAGRVAGVDVNTTSGMPGASTSIMIRGVSSLSGSNQPLFVVDGLPISNSTFNTSAFASTASSATSLNNRSTDFTNRAADINPEDIESITILKGPEASALYGIDAASGAVVITTKRGKAGTPRIDYNNSFRVERINKFPEVQRVYDRGLNGVTDDSGEQTSYFGGRYPEGTQFYDNIDNFFQNGFTQKHNLSLSGGSEKATYRISGGYTGQEGFVPGTDLTKFNLSSAVTAEMNKYISADLTFAYTYTDNNSAFKGAGGPLLGLLSWPGTDDASIYLTPNGERRYYSTGDTEIENPFFNVNKNTINNINNRYITNARLMIEPTEWLRFVGNAGFDFSSGKITMVRHPESAYGFSRGGIFDQSLDNTRNFNLQYYGEADRSFFNNKLNANLKIGSAVYSQETYTQAVTGERFLAPGLFSIENTDNTTHRGRNRLSERRRIGAFGNLTLDYDNIFFLTLTGRNDWSSTLPLENRSFFYPSVGGSFIFTELEPLRGINNILSYGKLRASWAQVGKDANPYSIRAFLEPKGTTGGGFGYGFTGPSPNLRPEMTTSYEFGTELKFFGNRLGIDATYFNKLSEDQIVQDMRLSYATGFVLQAFNAGKMRTEGIELQLNASPVVSTNFTWDVLANFTHLWSELMSLPAGVNEFYMSDTWLYGNVRNGSVIGGPLTTLTGFDYQRNDAGQLLIDPSTGYPLRDLTEWVVVGDRQPDFTVGLTNSFSYKNLSLSFLLDFRKGGDIYNGTEHFLTARGLSMRTLDRETPVVFEGVLKDGNENSANPTQNTKVIDPSRDANFWSTSYGLPEINFIEKDINWMRLRDVTLNYNFDSNLLSRSKFIKSGSVFVTATDLFIITNYSGLDPVVNGNSAAVGGSGGVGFDYGNFPMPIGLNFGVRVGF